In a single window of the Papaver somniferum cultivar HN1 unplaced genomic scaffold, ASM357369v1 unplaced-scaffold_57, whole genome shotgun sequence genome:
- the LOC113343247 gene encoding zinc finger BED domain-containing protein RICESLEEPER 2-like, translating into MRGCSSTPTASISSNKPAPRPPPNASSDGGANSAGGASAAGDASADGDATEVGIKVTKTHNNKSKTPEDATEDDTEVTEPKGKKRSDVWNNFDMEPKPSKYAKCRHCKTKIASQGAKYGTGGMNNHLKICKQKPKEEKGQQTLDFQPARLGEEGKLVAVTFNQDACTHAVILFVILDEQPFRVVEGEGFKELCRVLESRFKIPSRMTISRGVLNLYEAEKEKMKNYFKANNVIQVREDGHLKEQVISSNGVLNTKFMQVRYAARVLALVMNAGLGEYHMAIKRVRAVVKHVMSSPARLSKFMDCAKQEKIDCRKGLVLDVDTRWNSTYMMLEAACRYQKSFERLAREDKAFKKKFCFNERSIPPVFLGSLATSKFIRIDIDDEEEEDSTLLS; encoded by the exons ATGCGAGGATGCAGTTCAACACCTACTGCCTCTATTTCTTCTAATAAGCCTGCACCTCGACCTCCACCTAATGCAAGTTCAGATGGAGGTGCAAATTCAGCTGGAGGTGCAAGTGCTGCTGGAGATGCTAGTGCAGATGGAGATGCAACTGAAGTTGGCATAAAAGTTACAAAAACACATAACAATAAGAGTAAAACCCCTGAAGATGCAACTGAAGATGACACAGAAGTGACAGAACCAAAGGGAAAGAAACGTTCTGATGTGTGGAACAACTTTGATATGGAACCCAAGCCTTCGAAATATGCAAAATGTCGCCACTGTAAGACAAAGATTGCATCTCAGGGTGCCAAGTATGGGACAGGTGGTATGAATAATCATTTGAAGATATGTAAGCAGAAGCCCAAGGAGGAAAAAGGACAACAAACTCTTGATTTTCAACCGGCTAGGCtaggagaagaaggaaaattggttgcGGTAACTTTTAATCAAGATGCATGTACACATGCAGTgattttatttgtgattttagatGAGCAGCCGTTTAGAGtggttgaaggagaagggttcAAGGAACTTTGTAGGGTACTTGAATCCAGATTCAAGATCCCTTCTCGTATGACCATTTCGCGGGGTGTATTAAATTTgtatgaagctgaaaaggagaagatgaagaactacttcaAGGCAAACAAT gtcATTCAGGTGAG GGAGGATGGTCATTTAAAGGAGCAAGTGATTAGTTCAAATGGTGTACTGAATACTAAGTTTATGCAAGTTAGATATGCTGCTCGTGTGCTTGCACTTGTTATGAATGCTGGCTTGGGAGAGTATCACATGGCTATTAAGAGAGTAAGGGCAGTGGTGAAGCATGTGATGAGTTCTCCTGCTAGGTTGAGTAAGTTTATGGATTGTGCTAAACAAGAAAAGATAGATTGCAGAAAAGGTTTAGTTTTAGATGTGGATACAAGATGGAATTCCACTTACATGATGTTGGAAGCTGCTTGTAGATATCAGAAATCTTTTGAAAGGCTAGCACGGGAAGATAAGGCTTTCAAAAAGAAGTTTTGTTTCAACGAAAGATCCATCCCTCctgtatttttaggttctcttGCAACTTCTAAGTTCATCCgcattgacatagatgatgaagaagaagaagattcaactTTGTTATCGTGA